The window ATCAAGGGTCTGGACGCTGCATTCGGCATATTTCCCATGAATGCCGGCAAAACAGCTGTCATCGGACGCGGAAGTGCAAGAGCACTGGATATAGGCGCATTAATGCGCAAACTAGGAGGCGGGGGACATCCAGGGGCAGGTTCAGCCATTCTCAAAACTGAAATCCAGCAGGCTCGCGAGGAATTGACTGAAATCATCAGCAGCACAGAGATTATTGAGCTGAAAGTAAGGCAGCTCACGACTCAAACTAACAGTGTTTTGTATTCATCTGATACTCTGGAAAAGGCTGCTCAGGTCCTTAATGAATCAGGTCGGTCAACAATTCCAGTGATTGATGAAAATTCGATACTTTTGGGCATGATAAATAAAAAACCCATAGACAAGATTAAAAACCAGAAGCAGTGGCAGCAGCCAGTGACCTCCATGCTTAACAGAAACTTTCAGGCGGTAAGTCCTGATCAATCTGTCAGACAAGCCCTTGAAATCATGGCTGGATCTGATGCAGGTTTTCTGCCGGTGATTGAAGACTCAGTCCTGACCGGAGAAATTACCAGGTCTTCCATAATACTCTATATGTATGAATTTTGAGTCTGTTCAACCCTTTACATATGCTTAGATAAAATACCAGCTGTCCTCTTTAACATTTTTTTGCTTCCCAGGGGCAAGCGTGAAAGAGCACTGGAGTGTTGGAACATCCATTCTTGTGTCATATGCAAAGGGTCGAACCAAAATTATGAATTCAGAATCTGCCTGGCTTTGTCATCCAGGGCGTCTGTAATAAATGTAATCCCTGTCTCTTTTTCAGTCTCTCTGTTGCCAGCGGCGAGATCGTTTCTTGATATCTCTGACAAAGTAAACTTTCTGGTTCCGGCCAGAAACTGCTGCAATCCGGCTTTGAGCTTGTCAGCCATAGTCCAGAAAGCTATGGCCCCATATGGAATATTTTTTAATTCAGCAGAGCCAATTTTCTTGCGAACATCATAATAGCCAGCAAAAAGTTCGTCAGCCTGCTTGCCAATATCACTGACAGTTTTGGGCAGCTTTTCCCAGTTCCCACCAACTTTATCCCTATTTTTCGGGTTCAGCACTCCCTCAATATTTGAACCAAGAAAACCTGGGATCATCAAGGCCCTTCCCATGCAGACAATCTTGGAGAAAGGCGCACCCAATGCCATGGCTTTAAAAATGTGATCTTCCCGGGCAAAGCCTCCTGCAAATGACAGATCAGGCACATTCTGCCCCTTTTCCTGAAGCATTGAAGCATACTGATAAGCTTTGGAATGCAGCAGAATGGAAGGAACACCCCATGATTCCATCATATTCCAGGGGCTCATTCCAGTGCCTCCTCCAGCGCCGTCAATGGTAAGTAAATCAATTTCGTTTTCACCGGCAAGTTTAATGGCCATGGCCAGTGCCTCCATGCCATAAGCACCTGTCTTTAAAGTAACGCCTTTAAAACCAAGGCTTCTGATATGATCAACAGTTGCCTTGAAGTTTTCTCTGACTTGATCGAACTCTGACAGATCAGTATAGCCCAGCCGGCTGTGCCTGGCAAAAGATTTGATGGATCCATGATTGAATGCTTCCTGAACCTCTTCCAGTTCAGGATCAGGATCAACAATATATCCTCTGTTTTTCAAGAACATGGCCTGCTCAAGATCAAAAACCTCAATTTCACCCCCAATATCTTTGGCCCCCTGACCCCATTTGAGTTCAACCAGCACCTTGTCGCCATATTTTTCTGACAGATATTCCGCTACCTTGTTCCTTGAATCTTCAACATTAAGCTGCACCAGTACAGCTCCATAGCCATCATTGTAACGCAGGTAAGTGTCAATCCTTCTATCCAGTTCTGGGGCCGAAATAATTTTTCCATCAAACATGACGGATTTGGAGTCAACTCCCACTACATTTTCGCCAATAACAATAGGCACTCCAACTAATGAACAGCCAATGGCAAAAGAATCCCAATATGTTTCAGCAATCTTTGTTGAACCCAAAGCTCCAGTCATAATGGGCATCTTAGCTTTAACAATTTTGTGATTTCCAAATGAGGTCTCTACGTTCACATCCGGAAAAGCACAGTTGTCAGGATCATGAGTTTTTCCTTCAGCCAGACCAAGAGAACCATAATTATACCCCTGAATTCGCAGAGAGTTATAAGAA is drawn from Desulfonatronovibrio magnus and contains these coding sequences:
- a CDS encoding glutamate synthase-related protein gives rise to the protein MKISKSNDVLGTVNRGNPAESGLCTLCRADCAGKCEVWLSSLRGREILYPRSYGKVTAGSDNITHVGVSYNSLRIQGYNYGSLGLAEGKTHDPDNCAFPDVNVETSFGNHKIVKAKMPIMTGALGSTKIAETYWDSFAIGCSLVGVPIVIGENVVGVDSKSVMFDGKIISAPELDRRIDTYLRYNDGYGAVLVQLNVEDSRNKVAEYLSEKYGDKVLVELKWGQGAKDIGGEIEVFDLEQAMFLKNRGYIVDPDPELEEVQEAFNHGSIKSFARHSRLGYTDLSEFDQVRENFKATVDHIRSLGFKGVTLKTGAYGMEALAMAIKLAGENEIDLLTIDGAGGGTGMSPWNMMESWGVPSILLHSKAYQYASMLQEKGQNVPDLSFAGGFAREDHIFKAMALGAPFSKIVCMGRALMIPGFLGSNIEGVLNPKNRDKVGGNWEKLPKTVSDIGKQADELFAGYYDVRKKIGSAELKNIPYGAIAFWTMADKLKAGLQQFLAGTRKFTLSEISRNDLAAGNRETEKETGITFITDALDDKARQILNS